The Lysobacter capsici genome has a segment encoding these proteins:
- a CDS encoding patatin-like phospholipase family protein — MKMQRILSLDGGGIRGLVSCHWLAGVERALASAGKPGLLKHFDLIAGSSTGALVACGLAHGISPDALAQLYRAQRHVIFPDLAGRLWSRANRLISDGMSAPRYDGVGIEKVLRKVFGKTTLGQLKAPVLITSYDTISRTPVIFKSFDAKHRDLLVWEVCRASSAAPTYFPAHAMKVEGKDCALIDGGVVANNPTACAIAEALRKDARVDNSRDLVVLSVGTGERTRSIDLDSARSWGALEWAVPIIDVLFDGNTDSVDYIARQLVGDGYYRMQAELLIGLDDLDDTSETNVLGLETLAKEYLTRPATKKMLAQLVKRL, encoded by the coding sequence ATGAAGATGCAGCGCATCCTCTCGCTGGACGGCGGAGGCATCCGCGGCCTGGTGAGTTGCCATTGGTTGGCCGGCGTGGAACGCGCGCTGGCCAGCGCCGGAAAACCCGGCTTGCTGAAACATTTCGACCTGATCGCCGGCAGTTCGACCGGCGCCTTGGTCGCGTGCGGGCTCGCCCACGGCATCAGCCCCGACGCGCTGGCGCAGCTGTATCGCGCGCAGCGCCACGTGATCTTCCCCGATCTCGCCGGACGCTTGTGGTCGCGCGCCAATCGCTTGATCAGCGACGGCATGTCGGCGCCGCGCTACGACGGCGTCGGTATCGAGAAGGTGCTGCGCAAGGTGTTCGGCAAGACCACGCTGGGGCAGCTCAAGGCGCCGGTGCTGATCACCAGCTACGACACGATTTCGCGCACGCCGGTGATCTTCAAGAGCTTCGATGCGAAGCACCGCGACCTGCTGGTGTGGGAGGTCTGCCGCGCCTCCAGCGCCGCGCCGACGTATTTCCCGGCGCATGCGATGAAGGTCGAGGGCAAGGATTGCGCGCTGATCGACGGCGGCGTGGTCGCCAACAATCCGACCGCGTGCGCGATCGCCGAGGCGCTGCGCAAGGACGCCCGGGTCGACAACAGCCGCGATCTGGTGGTGCTGTCGGTCGGCACCGGCGAACGCACGCGCAGCATCGACCTGGACTCGGCGCGCTCGTGGGGCGCGCTGGAATGGGCGGTGCCGATCATCGACGTGTTGTTCGACGGCAATACCGATTCGGTCGATTACATCGCGCGGCAATTGGTCGGCGACGGCTATTACCGGATGCAGGCCGAGTTGCTGATCGGGCTGGACGACCTGGACGACACCAGCGAGACCAACGTGCTGGGGTTGGAGACCTTGGCCAAGGAGTATCTGACCCGGCCGGCGACCAAGAAGATGCTGGCGCAGTTGGTCAAGCGGCTTTGA
- a CDS encoding fumarate hydratase, with product MPAVTASPSHAASSGPVVIRQDDLIQSVADALQYISYYHPVDYIKNLAAAYEREESAAAKDAIAQILINSRMCAEGHRPICQDTGIVTVFLEIGMDVRWDGATMGVEDMVNEGVRRAYLHPDNKLRASVLADPAGKRGNTKDNTPAVINVKVVPGNKLDVIVAAKGGGSEAKSKFAMLNPSDSIVDWVLKTVPTMGAGWCPPGMLGIGIGGTAEKAMLLAKESLMEPIDITDLQARGASNRAEELRLELYEKVNALGIGAQGLGGLTTVLDIKVKDYPTHAANLPVAMIPNCAATRHAHFTLDGSGPVMLDPPSLEDWPTLTYDASKGRRVDLDTVTPEEVASWKPGEVLLLNGKLLTGRDAAHKRMVEMLNKGEALPVDFKGRFIYYVGPVDPVRDEVVGPAGPTTATRMDKFTEQVLAQTGLLGMVGKAERGPAGIDAIKKHRSVYLMAVGGAAYLVSKAIKASRVVGFADLGMEAIYEFTVQDMPVTVAVDSTGESVHKTGPKEWQTRIGKIPVVVE from the coding sequence CGACTACATCAAGAACCTCGCCGCTGCCTACGAGCGCGAGGAAAGCGCCGCGGCCAAGGACGCGATCGCGCAGATCCTGATCAATTCGCGCATGTGCGCCGAAGGCCACCGGCCGATCTGCCAGGACACCGGCATCGTCACCGTGTTCCTGGAAATCGGCATGGACGTGCGCTGGGACGGCGCGACCATGGGCGTGGAAGACATGGTCAACGAAGGCGTGCGCCGCGCCTACCTGCACCCGGACAACAAGCTGCGCGCCAGCGTGCTCGCCGATCCGGCCGGCAAGCGCGGCAACACCAAGGACAACACGCCCGCGGTGATCAACGTCAAGGTCGTGCCGGGCAACAAGCTCGACGTGATCGTCGCGGCCAAGGGCGGCGGTTCGGAAGCCAAGTCGAAATTCGCGATGCTCAACCCGTCCGACTCGATCGTCGACTGGGTGCTCAAGACCGTGCCGACGATGGGCGCGGGCTGGTGCCCGCCGGGCATGCTCGGCATCGGCATCGGCGGCACCGCCGAGAAGGCGATGCTGCTGGCGAAGGAATCGCTGATGGAGCCGATCGACATCACCGACCTGCAGGCGCGCGGCGCCAGCAATCGCGCCGAAGAGCTGCGTCTTGAGCTGTACGAAAAGGTCAACGCGCTCGGCATCGGCGCGCAGGGCCTGGGCGGCCTGACCACGGTGCTCGACATCAAGGTCAAGGATTACCCGACCCACGCCGCCAATCTGCCGGTGGCGATGATCCCCAACTGCGCCGCGACCCGGCATGCGCATTTCACCCTCGACGGCAGCGGCCCGGTGATGCTCGATCCGCCGTCGCTGGAAGACTGGCCGACGCTGACCTACGACGCCTCCAAGGGCCGCCGCGTCGATCTCGACACGGTCACGCCCGAAGAAGTGGCCAGCTGGAAGCCCGGCGAAGTGCTGCTGCTCAACGGCAAGCTGCTGACCGGTCGCGACGCCGCGCACAAGCGCATGGTCGAGATGCTCAACAAGGGCGAGGCGCTGCCGGTCGATTTCAAGGGCCGCTTCATCTATTACGTCGGCCCGGTCGATCCGGTGCGCGACGAAGTGGTCGGCCCGGCCGGTCCCACGACCGCCACGCGCATGGACAAGTTCACCGAACAGGTGTTGGCGCAGACCGGCCTGCTCGGCATGGTCGGCAAGGCCGAGCGCGGCCCGGCCGGTATCGATGCGATCAAGAAGCATCGCTCGGTGTATCTGATGGCCGTCGGTGGCGCGGCGTACCTGGTGTCGAAGGCGATCAAGGCCTCGCGCGTGGTCGGTTTCGCCGATCTGGGCATGGAAGCGATCTACGAATTCACCGTGCAGGACATGCCGGTGACGGTCGCGGTCGACAGCACCGGTGAGTCGGTGCACAAGACCGGGCCGAAGGAATGGCAGACGCGGATCGGCAAGATTCCGGTGGTGGTGGAATAA
- a CDS encoding phospholipase A, translated as MPYSPTAPSLRIRAALVLAATATPLLAFAQTGVQPATPEACLAINVDADRLACYDTALGRQAGDARQADIAAKEAKAIRKNLEVSDELAGEAKPSVRERARRAVAGNLFSHEEPLADAIANAGKGGLLDSRWELAKDSKLGLFNFRAYKPVYLLPAFWNSDPNELPHSPNPRNTVTEPQSLQSVEAKFQISFKTKAVENLFGDNGDVWLGYTQSSRWQVYNGDNSRPFRETNYEPEAMLVFRNNYHIGGWSGRMAAIGLNHQSNGRADPLSRSWNRVIGQVGLDRENWSILARPWWRISDGNDDDNPDIEDYMGRGDLTIVHRRGGHEFSLMARHSLRSGDRSHGALQFDWGFPIYNQLRGHLQVFDGYGESLIDYNHRATYIGLGVSLLEWY; from the coding sequence ATGCCCTATTCCCCCACCGCTCCCTCGCTACGCATCCGCGCCGCGCTGGTCTTGGCCGCGACCGCGACGCCCCTGCTCGCGTTCGCGCAGACCGGCGTGCAACCGGCCACGCCCGAAGCCTGTCTGGCGATCAACGTCGATGCCGACCGCCTGGCCTGTTACGACACCGCGCTCGGCCGCCAGGCCGGCGACGCGCGCCAGGCCGATATCGCCGCCAAGGAGGCCAAGGCGATCCGCAAGAATCTGGAAGTAAGCGATGAGCTCGCCGGCGAAGCCAAGCCGAGCGTGCGCGAACGCGCGCGCCGCGCGGTGGCCGGCAACCTGTTCAGTCACGAAGAACCGCTGGCCGATGCGATCGCCAACGCCGGCAAGGGTGGCCTGCTCGACAGCCGCTGGGAGCTGGCCAAGGATTCCAAGCTGGGCCTGTTCAACTTCCGCGCCTACAAGCCGGTGTACCTGTTGCCGGCGTTCTGGAACAGCGACCCCAACGAATTGCCGCATTCGCCCAACCCGCGCAATACCGTGACCGAACCGCAGTCGCTGCAGAGCGTGGAAGCCAAGTTCCAGATCAGCTTCAAGACCAAGGCGGTGGAAAACCTGTTCGGCGACAACGGCGATGTGTGGCTGGGTTACACCCAGTCCTCGCGCTGGCAGGTCTACAACGGCGACAACTCGCGCCCGTTCCGCGAAACCAATTACGAACCCGAAGCGATGCTGGTGTTCCGCAACAACTACCACATCGGCGGCTGGAGCGGCCGCATGGCCGCGATCGGCCTCAACCATCAGTCCAACGGCCGCGCCGATCCGCTGTCGCGCAGCTGGAACCGGGTGATCGGCCAGGTCGGCCTGGACCGCGAAAACTGGTCGATCCTCGCGCGTCCGTGGTGGCGCATCTCCGACGGCAACGACGACGACAATCCGGACATCGAGGACTACATGGGCCGCGGCGATCTCACCATCGTGCATCGCCGCGGCGGCCACGAGTTTTCGCTGATGGCGCGGCATTCGCTGCGCAGCGGCGATCGCTCGCACGGCGCGCTGCAGTTCGACTGGGGTTTTCCGATCTACAACCAGTTGCGCGGCCATCTGCAGGTGTTCGACGGCTACGGCGAAAGCCTGATCGACTACAACCATCGCGCGACCTATATCGGCCTGGGCGTGTCGCTGCTGGAGTGGTATTGA
- a CDS encoding cold-shock protein, translating into MSKETGTVKWFNDAKGFGFISRENGEDVFVHFRAIQSQGFKSLKEGQKVSFTVVQGQKGLQADAVEPL; encoded by the coding sequence ATGTCCAAAGAAACCGGAACCGTTAAGTGGTTCAACGATGCCAAGGGTTTTGGCTTTATCAGCCGTGAAAATGGCGAAGACGTATTCGTGCATTTCCGTGCTATCCAGTCCCAGGGCTTCAAAAGCTTGAAGGAAGGCCAGAAGGTTTCCTTCACCGTCGTGCAGGGCCAGAAGGGCCTGCAGGCGGACGCGGTCGAACCGCTGTAA
- a CDS encoding DUF456 domain-containing protein, which yields MDLTTFYYILAGVLVVLGIVGTVLPALPGLPLVFGGMLLASWASGFEKVGWVTLVVLGLLTALSMVIDFAATAMGAKRVGASKLAIIGSIIGTFAGLMFGFIGVFIGPFVGALIGEWIHTRKLDQATKVGVGTWVGILVGTVLKLGLAFAMLGLFAISWFF from the coding sequence ATGGATTTGACTACGTTTTATTACATCTTGGCGGGCGTACTGGTGGTGCTCGGAATCGTCGGCACGGTGCTGCCCGCCCTGCCCGGCCTGCCCCTGGTTTTCGGCGGCATGCTGCTGGCCTCGTGGGCGTCGGGATTCGAGAAAGTGGGCTGGGTCACCCTGGTCGTGCTGGGCCTGCTGACCGCGCTGTCGATGGTGATCGATTTCGCCGCCACCGCGATGGGGGCCAAACGGGTCGGGGCGAGCAAGCTGGCGATCATCGGCTCGATCATCGGCACCTTCGCCGGCCTGATGTTCGGCTTCATCGGCGTATTCATCGGCCCGTTCGTCGGCGCGCTGATCGGCGAATGGATCCATACCCGCAAGCTCGACCAGGCCACCAAGGTCGGGGTCGGCACCTGGGTCGGCATCCTGGTCGGCACCGTGCTCAAGCTCGGCCTGGCGTTCGCGATGCTCGGCCTGTTCGCGATCTCCTGGTTCTTCTGA